In Shewanella sp. VB17, a single genomic region encodes these proteins:
- a CDS encoding non-ribosomal peptide synthetase — translation MLNLLKELSELNVSIWASGDKLKLAFEGENVCSNVVSNIKNNKDNLLRFLHQNKIYDAQDFIELVKVETITKEFSNNIEAIYPATSLQQGFIYHHISQPDDDAYRVQMLFDYQRALDLDNYQEAWRLASIRFPILRTAFDWQGEMLQVTTRGASINKDNFTVKDISHLSLEAREQVIIEIQQEDRAVGFDLTQPGLVRFTIIKQADDLFTVLKSEHHSIIDGWSVPVLMDTVHGYYNQLMAGEAPRIEVDKAYLAAQEYYRHTQADTDMYWSEVKAQYQGANDLSNLLTHKVDLSQVKAVDEPAGQAFKVEGQAYKQLTTMCKAQGVTLNVALQFAWHKLLQTYSGDSQTIVGTTVSGRDVPVEGIESSVGLYINTLPLMVDWEQAELTVGASLKAIQKDIAALNSHSAVSLASLQQDGERLFHSLFVFENYPLSEVDELNTGIESNLAFRDAVEKVDYPLSVIAFEEGDSLTVNLGFSEAWLSIQDATRLLNQLECILSSIAAKPAQLCQSLSFISEDERNTLLHSFNDTEAPYPSDKTLHQLFDEQVSKTPDNIALVFEDKQLTYAELNERANQLAHSIRQTHLDICGHELKADTLIPLYLDRSLEMVISILAVLKAGGAYVPISPEYPAERTQFILTDTDAKMVVTQSQYLETLTALGDDMSLLSADLSSSYESMPTQRPNLVSTANDLAYVIYTSGTTGKPKGVMLAHDAVVNRIYWMQKEYPLAENDRVLQKTPYIFDVSVWELLWANQVGAQIVIAAPVVHKQPELLQALICDAGITTLHFVPSMLSAFSHYLKESSQQFSARINQVFCSGEALGVTQVGEFNQVSEPNTCLFNLYGPTEAAIDVSYFDTRDSFNASVPIGRAIDNIGFYVIDEHLELTPLGVSGELYIGGAGLARGYLNCPDLTAASFIKNPFATDEDIEKGYTRLYKTGDLVRYLADGHLEYLGRNDSQVKIRGYRIELGEIETALSLLDSVKQAVVIDRERDGAKYLAAYVMLTKGHVLDIDSVMASLAQSLPEYMVPATFTDIDAVPLTINGKLDRRALPEPTWVNRDNYTAPRNELETRLCEIWQSVLGLERVGIHDNFFRSGGDSIISIQLVSKLRQAGFSLQVKVIFDAPTVAQLASALEKEASAVEIVAEQGVLEGEFDLLPIQQWFFDGGMGE, via the coding sequence ATGCTAAATCTATTAAAGGAATTAAGTGAGCTAAATGTTTCCATTTGGGCTTCTGGTGATAAATTAAAATTAGCATTTGAAGGTGAAAATGTATGTTCGAATGTTGTCAGTAATATTAAAAATAATAAAGACAACTTATTACGTTTTTTACATCAAAATAAGATTTATGATGCACAAGATTTTATTGAGTTAGTTAAAGTTGAAACGATAACTAAAGAGTTCTCTAATAACATAGAAGCTATTTACCCTGCCACGAGCTTGCAGCAAGGGTTTATCTATCATCACATTAGTCAGCCTGATGATGATGCTTATCGTGTACAGATGTTATTTGATTATCAACGTGCATTAGACCTTGATAACTATCAAGAGGCGTGGCGCTTAGCATCGATACGTTTCCCAATCCTTCGCACAGCTTTTGATTGGCAAGGAGAGATGCTGCAGGTGACAACCCGTGGTGCGAGTATTAATAAAGATAATTTCACTGTTAAAGATATTAGCCATTTATCGCTTGAGGCGCGTGAGCAAGTCATCATTGAGATACAGCAAGAAGATAGGGCTGTTGGTTTTGATTTAACTCAGCCGGGGTTAGTCCGTTTTACGATTATTAAGCAAGCGGATGACTTGTTTACGGTATTAAAAAGTGAGCATCACAGCATTATTGATGGCTGGAGTGTGCCTGTGTTGATGGATACGGTGCATGGTTATTACAATCAGTTAATGGCAGGTGAGGCGCCGCGTATCGAGGTGGACAAGGCGTATTTGGCTGCGCAAGAATATTATCGTCATACTCAAGCTGACACTGATATGTATTGGTCAGAGGTGAAGGCGCAATATCAAGGCGCGAATGATTTATCTAACCTGCTCACTCATAAGGTGGACTTATCTCAGGTTAAGGCTGTGGATGAGCCGGCAGGGCAAGCATTTAAGGTGGAAGGTCAAGCCTACAAGCAATTGACCACGATGTGTAAAGCGCAAGGGGTGACCTTAAATGTTGCTTTGCAGTTTGCTTGGCATAAGTTACTGCAAACCTACAGTGGTGATAGTCAAACAATCGTGGGGACCACGGTATCGGGTCGAGATGTGCCGGTTGAAGGGATTGAGTCAAGCGTTGGGCTGTATATTAATACCTTGCCATTGATGGTTGATTGGGAGCAAGCCGAGTTAACGGTTGGCGCTAGCTTAAAAGCGATTCAAAAAGATATTGCGGCGTTGAACAGTCACAGTGCAGTGTCGCTAGCGAGTCTGCAACAAGACGGTGAGCGATTGTTCCATAGCTTGTTTGTGTTTGAAAACTATCCGCTGTCGGAGGTGGATGAGCTTAATACTGGGATTGAATCTAATTTAGCTTTCCGTGATGCGGTAGAGAAAGTGGATTATCCGCTGTCGGTGATAGCTTTTGAGGAAGGGGATAGCTTAACGGTTAACCTTGGATTTAGTGAAGCTTGGTTGAGCATCCAGGATGCCACACGTCTGCTTAATCAGCTTGAGTGTATCTTAAGCTCAATCGCCGCCAAGCCCGCGCAGTTATGTCAGTCATTATCTTTTATCAGTGAGGATGAACGCAATACCTTGCTGCACAGCTTTAACGACACTGAGGCGCCATATCCAAGCGATAAAACCTTGCATCAGTTGTTTGATGAGCAGGTGTCGAAAACACCGGATAACATTGCTTTAGTGTTTGAAGACAAGCAGCTCACCTATGCTGAATTAAATGAAAGAGCCAATCAATTAGCCCACAGCATCCGTCAGACACACCTCGATATCTGTGGTCACGAGCTTAAGGCCGATACCTTAATTCCACTGTATTTGGACAGAAGTCTGGAGATGGTGATTAGTATTTTAGCGGTGCTGAAAGCGGGTGGTGCGTATGTGCCTATTTCGCCGGAGTACCCAGCAGAGCGAACTCAGTTCATCTTAACCGATACCGATGCCAAGATGGTGGTGACGCAGTCACAATATCTTGAGACGCTAACTGCTCTGGGTGATGATATGAGTTTGTTGTCAGCAGACTTGTCTTCGAGTTATGAAAGTATGCCAACCCAAAGACCAAACCTAGTCAGCACAGCTAACGATTTGGCCTATGTGATTTACACCTCTGGGACGACTGGGAAGCCAAAGGGGGTTATGTTGGCCCATGATGCTGTGGTGAACCGCATTTATTGGATGCAAAAAGAATATCCACTGGCGGAAAATGACCGAGTATTACAAAAAACACCGTATATTTTTGATGTCTCGGTGTGGGAATTACTCTGGGCTAATCAAGTAGGGGCTCAAATTGTAATTGCTGCTCCAGTGGTGCATAAGCAACCAGAATTATTGCAGGCGCTGATTTGTGATGCAGGGATCACCACTCTGCATTTTGTGCCTTCGATGCTCAGTGCTTTTAGTCATTATTTAAAAGAATCATCGCAGCAGTTTTCTGCCCGAATTAATCAGGTTTTCTGTAGCGGAGAAGCTCTGGGGGTGACTCAGGTTGGAGAATTTAACCAAGTAAGTGAGCCGAATACCTGTCTGTTTAACTTGTATGGCCCGACAGAGGCGGCTATTGATGTCAGTTATTTCGATACTCGTGATAGCTTTAACGCGAGCGTGCCTATTGGGCGAGCTATTGACAATATTGGCTTTTATGTGATCGATGAGCATTTAGAGCTAACGCCATTGGGCGTCAGCGGTGAGCTTTACATTGGTGGCGCAGGTTTGGCGCGCGGGTATCTTAATTGCCCAGACTTAACAGCGGCGAGCTTTATTAAAAACCCGTTTGCCACGGATGAAGACATCGAAAAAGGGTATACGCGTTTATACAAAACGGGTGATTTGGTACGTTACTTAGCCGATGGTCATTTGGAGTATTTAGGCCGTAACGATAGCCAGGTCAAGATCCGTGGCTACCGGATTGAGCTAGGTGAAATTGAAACGGCGTTATCACTCCTCGATAGCGTGAAGCAAGCTGTGGTGATAGACCGTGAACGTGATGGGGCTAAATACTTAGCGGCGTATGTGATGTTAACAAAGGGTCATGTTTTGGACATTGATAGCGTCATGGCGTCTCTGGCTCAAAGCTTACCCGAATACATGGTGCCGGCGACGTTCACAGATATTGATGCTGTTCCATTAACGATCAACGGTAAGCTAGACAGGCGGGCTTTACCTGAGCCGACTTGGGTTAATAGGGACAATTACACTGCACCCCGCAATGAGCTTGAGACTCGGCTGTGTGAGATTTGGCAGTCGGTGTTGGGTCTTGAGCGAGTGGGGATACACGATAACTTTTTCCGCAGTGGTGGTGATTCGATAATCAGTATTCAGCTGGTATCTAAACTACGTCAAGCAGGCTTTAGCTTGCAGGTTAAGGTGATTTTTGATGCACCTACGGTGGCGCAATTGGCATCTGCATTAGAAAAAGAAGCCTCAGCGGTTGAAATTGTTGCCGAGCAAGGCGTGCTTGAAGGTGAGTTTGATTTATTGCCAATTCAGCAATGGTTCTTTGATGGGGGTATGGGCGAGTGA